One genomic window of Mucilaginibacter sp. SJ includes the following:
- a CDS encoding PAS domain S-box protein, translating to MNNDAGLHQQLSEDIFRMLIRESPTPVALYIGKTMEIRIANKAMIDIWGKGDDVIGHNYFDLLPEFEEPGFHAILSNVYDNGTAYEWNEQKVDLMVDDKLEEFYFNFIFKPLRNNDGEVWGVLNTATDVTELVNTRKKLAESEQRAQFALQAAELGTWDLNPRLQTATWDDRCKELCGFRKDDEIKYHDLLKFVHPEDEQRLRTAVMQAYDPVGNGNYDMIVRTVDDTGHLKYWIHLKGKAYFNDNHEPIRFAGTVQDITREILDKQEQQKLIALIDKTADVVAVGSMDGSVTYINKTAYTILGIGSTKEALKPGVEYFADHEADKVNNEINPAVQQHGKWEGEMHYRHFKTGENIPVYVNCFRIDDPLNGLPIGMASVARDLRPEKAARNEQYKLLSLINHSSDFVSLSNLDGNVTYVNTAGRKMLGIKGTNEHRRHNSEYLMPDELDKLRDKVNPILMKHGKWSGEVLYRHFQTGEAIPVYGTTMLVYDAVTGLPQGRASIARDMRREIADKKALTDSEQLLKSITNASPTVLWMADAEGNITYVNQTWVDWTGIKYEDNMGAGWINALLEEDRTRAAEKFLADLNARRFYEVDFRITRRDGEIRWCIATGNPQYNEHGEFTGYIGACTDVTDKTLAESEVKLRNRELNNQIRQFEFVTDFMPVQLWTARTDGKIDYVNQRAVDYFGAQANEMAASWLNSIHPDDRDACVEAWNYAVNSGDAYQCEFRLKDKDQNYKWHLARALPFIIDGKIIKWFGTNTDIDEQKQLQRQKDDFLGIASHELKTPVTSIKAYAQVLGAMLTKEGEQKKAEMVLRMDAQINRLTNLIGDLLDVTKINSGRLQFNKTWFDFNETLQETVEDLQHTTQKHKLIQNFTPTGRIYSDKDRVSQVITNLITNAIKYSPHTDTIIISTRRENNEVIVCVQDFGIGIPEDKKNRVFEQFYRVSGNKQHTFPGLGLGLYISSEIIKREGGRMWVNSIEGKGSTFCFALPVDDINS from the coding sequence ATGAATAACGACGCCGGCCTTCATCAACAATTAAGCGAAGATATTTTCCGTATGCTGATCAGGGAATCTCCTACCCCGGTAGCATTATATATTGGCAAAACAATGGAGATCAGGATTGCCAATAAAGCCATGATAGATATATGGGGGAAGGGCGATGATGTTATTGGGCATAATTACTTTGACCTGCTCCCCGAATTCGAAGAGCCGGGCTTTCATGCAATATTATCAAATGTATACGATAACGGTACGGCTTATGAGTGGAACGAGCAAAAAGTTGATCTTATGGTTGACGATAAACTTGAAGAATTTTACTTCAACTTTATTTTTAAACCATTACGGAACAATGATGGTGAAGTTTGGGGTGTGCTGAATACAGCTACAGATGTTACCGAGCTGGTTAACACCCGTAAAAAGCTGGCCGAAAGTGAACAGCGTGCTCAATTTGCCCTGCAAGCTGCCGAACTGGGTACCTGGGATTTAAACCCCAGATTACAAACCGCAACATGGGACGACCGCTGTAAAGAGCTTTGCGGTTTTCGAAAAGATGATGAGATAAAGTATCATGATCTGTTGAAATTTGTCCACCCGGAAGATGAGCAACGATTGCGAACAGCAGTAATGCAGGCTTATGATCCTGTAGGCAATGGTAATTATGATATGATCGTCCGCACTGTTGATGACACGGGACACTTGAAATATTGGATCCATCTGAAAGGTAAAGCGTATTTTAACGATAATCATGAGCCTATCCGCTTTGCAGGTACCGTACAGGATATAACCCGTGAAATATTAGATAAACAGGAGCAACAAAAACTGATTGCGCTGATCGATAAAACAGCCGACGTAGTTGCAGTAGGTAGCATGGATGGTTCTGTAACCTATATCAATAAAACAGCTTACACTATATTGGGCATCGGGAGTACAAAAGAGGCTTTAAAACCCGGCGTTGAATATTTTGCAGATCATGAAGCAGACAAAGTAAATAATGAGATAAACCCCGCTGTACAGCAGCATGGTAAGTGGGAAGGTGAAATGCACTACCGGCATTTTAAAACGGGAGAAAATATTCCGGTTTACGTTAACTGTTTCAGAATTGATGATCCATTAAATGGCCTGCCTATTGGTATGGCATCCGTGGCCCGCGATCTGCGCCCCGAAAAAGCGGCACGAAATGAACAGTATAAATTATTATCGCTTATTAACCATAGCTCAGATTTTGTAAGCCTATCCAACCTTGATGGTAATGTAACCTATGTAAATACCGCCGGGCGAAAAATGTTGGGTATCAAAGGCACTAATGAGCACAGGAGGCATAACAGCGAATATTTAATGCCTGATGAGCTTGATAAGCTGAGGGACAAAGTAAATCCAATTTTAATGAAACATGGTAAATGGAGCGGTGAAGTACTTTACCGTCATTTCCAAACCGGCGAAGCCATACCTGTGTATGGCACCACCATGCTGGTTTATGACGCTGTAACCGGCTTGCCGCAGGGCCGGGCTTCAATTGCCAGGGATATGCGAAGGGAAATTGCTGATAAAAAAGCCCTTACTGATAGCGAGCAATTACTTAAAAGCATCACAAATGCGTCGCCAACAGTACTTTGGATGGCCGATGCTGAAGGTAATATCACTTACGTAAATCAAACCTGGGTTGATTGGACCGGCATTAAATATGAGGATAATATGGGCGCAGGGTGGATCAACGCGCTTTTAGAAGAAGACAGAACCAGGGCTGCTGAAAAGTTCTTAGCCGATTTAAATGCCCGTCGGTTCTATGAAGTTGATTTTAGGATCACACGCCGGGATGGTGAAATAAGATGGTGTATAGCCACCGGCAATCCGCAATACAATGAGCACGGGGAATTTACCGGGTACATAGGTGCCTGTACCGATGTTACCGATAAAACACTTGCCGAAAGCGAAGTAAAATTACGTAACAGGGAACTGAATAACCAGATCAGGCAGTTTGAGTTTGTTACTGATTTTATGCCGGTGCAACTTTGGACGGCCCGCACGGATGGTAAGATCGACTACGTTAACCAACGTGCTGTAGATTATTTCGGTGCCCAGGCAAATGAAATGGCAGCATCCTGGCTCAATTCTATTCATCCCGACGATAGAGATGCTTGTGTTGAGGCATGGAACTATGCAGTGAACAGCGGCGATGCTTACCAATGCGAATTTAGATTAAAGGATAAAGACCAAAATTACAAATGGCACCTGGCAAGGGCCTTACCCTTTATCATTGACGGTAAGATCATTAAATGGTTTGGCACTAATACAGATATTGATGAGCAGAAACAACTTCAGCGTCAAAAAGATGATTTTTTAGGTATTGCAAGTCATGAATTGAAAACCCCGGTTACCAGCATAAAAGCATATGCCCAGGTATTGGGTGCAATGCTTACCAAAGAAGGCGAACAAAAAAAAGCCGAAATGGTGCTTAGGATGGATGCCCAGATTAACCGTCTTACCAACCTCATAGGCGATCTGCTTGATGTTACCAAGATTAACTCGGGCAGGCTACAGTTCAATAAAACATGGTTCGATTTTAATGAAACCCTGCAGGAAACTGTTGAAGACCTGCAGCACACTACCCAAAAACATAAACTCATCCAAAACTTTACCCCAACAGGCCGTATCTATTCAGACAAAGATCGGGTAAGCCAGGTTATTACCAACCTTATTACAAATGCTATCAAATATTCTCCGCATACCGATACCATCATCATCAGCACTCGCCGCGAAAACAATGAGGTGATTGTTTGTGTGCAGGATTTTGGCATCGGCATACCCGAAGACAAGAAGAACCGGGTGTTTGAGCAATTTTACCGGGTAAGCGGGAATAAGCAGCATACTTTCCCCGGTTTGGGGTTGGGATTATACATCTCATCAGAAATTATTAAGCGCGAAGGCGGCAGAATGTGGGTAAACAGCATTGAAGGCAAAGGGTCTACTTTTTGCTTTGCATTACCTGTAGATGATATCAACAGTTAA
- a CDS encoding response regulator, giving the protein MISTVNDLLDSLQSGKFITANFRGFNQALTPKMDTKNKKIMIADDDPGIVDAVEMLLEFEGYEVTSTVDGTTVLDMKDELPDLLLLDIWMSGEDGRDICRKLKQDELTKDIPVIMISASRDIRDSAMMAGADDFLAKPFDMDDLLKKVAYFVQKT; this is encoded by the coding sequence ATGATATCAACAGTTAATGATCTGTTGGATAGTTTACAATCAGGTAAATTTATCACAGCTAATTTCAGAGGGTTTAACCAAGCCCTTACGCCTAAAATGGATACAAAGAACAAGAAAATCATGATTGCAGATGATGACCCCGGCATTGTAGATGCTGTGGAAATGCTGCTTGAATTTGAAGGCTATGAGGTAACTTCAACCGTAGATGGTACAACAGTACTTGATATGAAAGACGAACTCCCCGACTTGCTACTGTTAGATATCTGGATGAGCGGCGAAGACGGTCGCGATATCTGCAGGAAGCTAAAACAAGACGAGCTAACCAAAGATATACCTGTTATCATGATATCGGCAAGTCGCGATATACGTGATTCTGCAATGATGGCCGGTGCCGACGACTTTTTAGCCAAGCCTTTTGATATGGATGATTTACTAAAAAAAGTGGCCTATTTTGTTCAAAAAACTTAA
- a CDS encoding ferritin-like domain-containing protein, translating to MIRYLLKQNNNAMGVLQHVQHQISALNDLIKINNDRIAGYHKATEATDETGLNLLFNEYIDQSKNYVSEIRDYIQVLGGDPAGGTTLAGKFYHAWMDVKSVFVSKDSRSILSDCEYGEDIAKKAYWAALDDKELIWEDEQVVTLLNNHLEGLKKAYDTIKSLRDTVNA from the coding sequence ATGATACGTTATTTATTAAAACAAAACAATAACGCCATGGGAGTTTTACAGCACGTACAACATCAGATCTCGGCACTGAACGATCTGATCAAGATAAATAACGACCGGATAGCCGGATATCACAAGGCTACCGAAGCAACAGATGAAACCGGATTGAATTTACTTTTTAATGAATATATTGATCAAAGCAAAAATTACGTTAGTGAAATACGCGATTACATTCAGGTATTAGGAGGAGATCCTGCAGGCGGTACTACCCTCGCGGGAAAATTTTATCACGCCTGGATGGATGTAAAATCGGTTTTTGTAAGTAAAGACAGTCGCTCGATACTTTCGGATTGCGAATACGGCGAGGATATAGCTAAGAAAGCTTATTGGGCCGCACTTGATGATAAGGAACTGATATGGGAAGATGAGCAGGTTGTAACCCTACTTAATAACCATTTGGAAGGTTTAAAAAAAGCGTATGATACCATTAAATCGTTAAGAGATACGGTTAATGCCTGA